Proteins encoded together in one Oenanthe melanoleuca isolate GR-GAL-2019-014 chromosome 7, OMel1.0, whole genome shotgun sequence window:
- the ARL4C gene encoding ADP-ribosylation factor-like protein 4C isoform X1 produces the protein MGNISSNISAFQSLHIVMLGLDSAGKTTVLYRLKFNEFVNTVPTIGFNTEKIRLSNGTAKGISCHFWDVGGQEKLRPLWKSYSRCTDGIIYVVDSVDVDRLEEAKTELHKVTKFAENQGTPLLVIANKQDLPKSLPVAEIEKQLALHELTPSTTYHIQPACAIIGEGLTEGMDKLYEMILKRRKSLKQKKKRTDNSGDNKAAPASRAQIPELPSPTAPCS, from the exons ATGGGGAACATCTCCTCCAACATCTCCGCCTTCCAGTCCCTGCACATCGTCATGCTGGGCCTGGATTCGGCGGGCAAGACCACGGTGCTCTACCGCCTCAAGTTCAACGAGTTCGTCAACACCGTGCCCACCATCGGCTTCAACACCGAGAAGATCCGGCTCAGCAACGGGACGGCCAAGGGCATCAGCTGCCACTTCTGGGACGTGGGCGGCCAGGAGAAGCTGCGCCCGCTCTGGAAGTCCTACAGCCGCTGCACCGATGGCATCATCTACGTGGTGGACTCAGTGGACGTGGACCGGCTGGAGGAAGCCAAAACGGAGCTGCACAAGGTGACCAAGTTCGCGGAGAACCAGGGCACCCCGCTGCTGGTCATCGCCAACAAGCAGGACCTGCCCAAATCGCTGCCGGTGGCCGAGATCGAGAAGCAGCTGGCCCTCCACGAGCTGACCCCTTCCACCACCTACCACATCCAGCCCGCCTGCGCCATCATCGGCGAGGGGCTGACGGAGGGCATGGACAAGCTCTACGAGATGATCCTCAAGCGCAGGAAGTCCCTCAAGCAGAAGAAGAAGCG GACAGACAATAGTGGTGATAACAAAGCGGCTCCCGCCAGCCGAGCCCAGAtcccggagctcccctctcccaccGCCCCGTGCTCCTGA
- the ARL4C gene encoding ADP-ribosylation factor-like protein 4C isoform X2, producing MGNISSNISAFQSLHIVMLGLDSAGKTTVLYRLKFNEFVNTVPTIGFNTEKIRLSNGTAKGISCHFWDVGGQEKLRPLWKSYSRCTDGIIYVVDSVDVDRLEEAKTELHKVTKFAENQGTPLLVIANKQDLPKSLPVAEIEKQLALHELTPSTTYHIQPACAIIGEGLTEGMDKLYEMILKRRKSLKQKKKRQ from the exons ATGGGGAACATCTCCTCCAACATCTCCGCCTTCCAGTCCCTGCACATCGTCATGCTGGGCCTGGATTCGGCGGGCAAGACCACGGTGCTCTACCGCCTCAAGTTCAACGAGTTCGTCAACACCGTGCCCACCATCGGCTTCAACACCGAGAAGATCCGGCTCAGCAACGGGACGGCCAAGGGCATCAGCTGCCACTTCTGGGACGTGGGCGGCCAGGAGAAGCTGCGCCCGCTCTGGAAGTCCTACAGCCGCTGCACCGATGGCATCATCTACGTGGTGGACTCAGTGGACGTGGACCGGCTGGAGGAAGCCAAAACGGAGCTGCACAAGGTGACCAAGTTCGCGGAGAACCAGGGCACCCCGCTGCTGGTCATCGCCAACAAGCAGGACCTGCCCAAATCGCTGCCGGTGGCCGAGATCGAGAAGCAGCTGGCCCTCCACGAGCTGACCCCTTCCACCACCTACCACATCCAGCCCGCCTGCGCCATCATCGGCGAGGGGCTGACGGAGGGCATGGACAAGCTCTACGAGATGATCCTCAAGCGCAGGAAGTCCCTCAAGCAGAAGAAGAAGCG ACAATAG